From a single Candidatus Obscuribacterales bacterium genomic region:
- a CDS encoding DMT family transporter → MESLNNLPNTSDSDQGHHPDQVLAKMSQDLQQLQQSLVVQLSQDVSRLQTEKSKLMNDIDALQSRRQDLTTHQEATLSQQQIAQQQIWASQMAQAIADHLQTLMVNRLSEMHQEPDRTEPAPTLADRPTAPIGQDDATYRVLNSLDASLNQTLTSVKRDLSSYQSSLSQQLNRMQTMQQQGEAILEVLVSRLNQQLQDEVRRSQVRPSNQNGYMGSSPSSWSPSPPPEGSVATAYRNGSPSPMAAPAPSPPPAQSLSSFQLGLIMVLGSTLALSLHNVVVGVIGNESSIFNIWSLGGFISLSSLGNSILVLLIRMLIVVPLMTLIAMVIYPKTWSEIKGFCLSQDYGLMRSVVGSGFFLFLSQVLIYISIAGVGPGVAVTILFMYPIITAPLAWIFFGDRPSWLRVVVMIAIFLGVVLTSWPRLVGTGELSIWGIGTAIISGIAFAFYLIAMQISFRKLHPVPVSVIQFFTIFVLTCLSLIVLPLTSPITGFDYGLSLNPQGRAGLLASGFVLGALTLVGYLMNNYGVRYMGAARASIIASSGPVLTALLAFLITPGPRTALATVQIIGVLIVTIGVTAMNFEKMVMQRPKS, encoded by the coding sequence ATGGAGTCGCTGAACAATCTACCGAATACTTCTGATTCAGACCAGGGGCATCACCCTGACCAAGTTTTGGCCAAGATGAGCCAAGACTTGCAGCAGCTACAGCAAAGCTTAGTGGTTCAACTAAGCCAAGATGTGAGCCGACTTCAAACCGAGAAGTCAAAGCTGATGAACGATATTGATGCGCTGCAGTCTCGGCGGCAAGATTTAACCACCCATCAAGAGGCAACACTCTCCCAACAGCAAATTGCTCAGCAGCAAATTTGGGCCTCGCAAATGGCGCAAGCGATCGCGGATCATCTCCAGACCTTGATGGTAAATCGCCTCAGCGAAATGCACCAAGAGCCCGATCGCACTGAGCCAGCCCCAACCTTAGCCGATCGCCCCACTGCACCCATAGGCCAGGATGACGCTACCTATCGAGTGCTCAACTCCCTAGATGCCAGCCTCAACCAAACGCTCACCTCCGTCAAGCGCGACCTCAGCAGCTATCAAAGCTCCCTATCCCAACAGCTCAATCGGATGCAAACGATGCAGCAGCAGGGCGAAGCTATTTTAGAAGTGCTGGTAAGCCGTCTCAATCAACAGCTTCAAGACGAAGTGCGGCGATCGCAGGTGCGTCCCTCCAACCAAAATGGCTATATGGGATCCTCCCCCAGCTCGTGGAGTCCATCCCCCCCTCCAGAGGGTTCTGTAGCCACCGCCTATCGTAACGGCTCCCCGTCCCCGATGGCAGCTCCTGCTCCATCGCCGCCGCCAGCTCAATCGCTTTCCTCGTTCCAACTGGGCCTCATTATGGTGCTGGGATCTACCTTGGCGCTGTCGCTACACAACGTTGTGGTAGGTGTCATTGGCAACGAAAGCAGCATTTTCAACATCTGGTCTCTAGGCGGATTTATTAGCCTGTCTAGCCTAGGCAACTCGATCCTAGTACTGCTGATTCGCATGTTGATTGTGGTGCCGTTGATGACGTTGATCGCCATGGTCATCTACCCCAAAACCTGGAGCGAAATTAAGGGCTTTTGCCTCTCCCAAGACTATGGCTTGATGCGTAGCGTCGTAGGCAGCGGCTTCTTCCTCTTTCTGTCGCAGGTCTTAATCTATATTTCCATTGCCGGTGTGGGGCCAGGCGTCGCCGTAACGATTCTATTCATGTACCCCATTATTACCGCGCCCCTAGCCTGGATATTTTTTGGCGATCGCCCTAGTTGGCTGCGTGTCGTAGTCATGATCGCCATTTTCCTGGGGGTTGTTCTCACCAGTTGGCCGCGACTGGTCGGGACAGGTGAACTGTCGATCTGGGGCATTGGCACGGCAATCATTTCCGGCATTGCCTTCGCCTTTTACCTGATTGCCATGCAGATTAGCTTCCGGAAACTCCATCCGGTGCCGGTCAGCGTCATCCAGTTTTTCACCATTTTTGTTTTAACTTGCCTCAGCCTAATTGTGCTACCGCTCACCAGTCCCATCACAGGGTTTGACTATGGTCTATCCCTCAATCCCCAAGGGCGGGCAGGACTCTTGGCCAGCGGTTTTGTCCTGGGAGCCTTGACCTTAGTGGGCTACTTGATGAACAACTACGGTGTGCGCTATATGGGAGCGGCACGGGCGTCGATTATTGCCTCTAGCGGGCCAGTGTTGACGGCTCTCCTAGCCTTTTTGATTACGCCGGGCCCCCGCACGGCCTTAGCAACGGTACAAATTATTGGGGTGTTGATTGTGACCATTGGGGTGACGGCCATGAATTTTGAAAAGATGGTGATGCAGCGCCCCAAGTCCTAG
- the glsA gene encoding glutaminase A yields the protein MIPLDLVSVDALESLAKNAQQHTQSGQLPTYIPALGQANPSGFSVHLLTITGQARQVGDRPLPFALMSVIKPFILLYALEQVGAESVLRGVGIQPSDHAYNSLAQLEADRGFPRNPMINSGAIALCSRLPGATPHERCHRLCQWLNDQAQTHLALDETILASVRDRPNEHNQAIARYLDVTDHLATSAAEALDVYEQLCCLSGTVSDLAQLGLLLVAGAIAPHHRQLVTALMMTCGLYQYSGRFAVEVGLPAKSGVSGAVLALVPRQGAIACYSPPLDAIGNSAASIWFLRQLSAQSNLNVFG from the coding sequence GTGATTCCATTAGATTTGGTTTCGGTAGATGCGCTTGAGTCTTTGGCAAAAAACGCCCAGCAGCATACGCAATCAGGTCAATTACCCACCTATATTCCGGCGCTGGGCCAGGCAAATCCATCAGGATTTTCAGTTCACCTGTTGACGATCACGGGCCAGGCTAGGCAGGTGGGCGATCGCCCTCTGCCGTTTGCGTTGATGAGCGTGATTAAGCCATTTATCCTGCTCTATGCCCTAGAGCAGGTTGGGGCAGAGTCGGTGCTGCGCGGTGTAGGCATTCAGCCCTCCGACCATGCCTACAATTCCCTGGCCCAACTCGAAGCCGATCGGGGCTTTCCACGGAATCCTATGATCAATAGCGGGGCGATCGCCCTCTGCAGTCGTTTGCCAGGAGCCACGCCCCATGAGCGCTGCCATCGCCTTTGCCAATGGCTGAATGACCAGGCCCAGACCCATCTGGCGTTGGATGAAACGATTCTGGCCTCTGTGCGCGATCGCCCCAATGAACACAACCAAGCGATCGCCCGTTATTTAGACGTGACGGATCATCTAGCCACATCCGCCGCCGAGGCGCTGGATGTGTATGAGCAGCTTTGCTGTCTGTCGGGCACAGTGTCTGACCTAGCTCAGTTAGGTTTGCTGCTGGTGGCCGGAGCGATCGCCCCTCACCATCGACAACTGGTCACCGCCTTGATGATGACCTGCGGACTGTACCAATATTCCGGGCGGTTTGCCGTGGAGGTGGGACTGCCTGCCAAGTCAGGGGTGAGCGGTGCCGTGTTAGCCCTGGTGCCTCGTCAGGGAGCGATCGCTTGCTATAGTCCACCCTTAGATGCGATCGGTAACTCGGCGGCCAGTATTTGGTTTCTGCGCCAGCTATCCGCCCAATCGAATCTCAATGTATTTGGCTAG